The Deltaproteobacteria bacterium genomic interval TGACAACCCTGTTTACGGCGATTGTCGTCACCAGGGTCTTTCAGGACTGGGCGACTCGAGGACAAAACGCCAAGGTGAGCATCTGACATGAACTTCCGCCTGACATCGTTTCCCTTCATCCGTTACCAGCGGTTCTTTGTCACCCTCTCCGTCATCCTTGTGTCCGGTTCCCTCTTCCTGACCTTTTACAGAGGTCTCCACTATGGCACCGACTTTACCGGCGGGATCAAACTCCAGTACCGTTTCACCGAGGCTCTCTCTGAAGAGAGGCTCCGTTCCTTGCTGGATCCCAAACTCCTGGGTGACGCACTCTTGGGTGATTTTACCATCCAACGGGTCGGTCCCGACAAGGAAAACCGGTTCGCCCTGAAATTCCAGCAAAAAGAAGGGATCGCCATCGAAGCGCTGTCAAAAAGGGTTCAGGCCTCATTTCAGCAAAAGGGGGTCTCGGCCACCTTGGAACAAGAGGATGCGGTGGGTCCCAAGGCTGGAAAAGAACTGCGTAAAAAAGGGCAGCTTTCCTTGATCGTCGCCTGTCTCCTGATCCTGATCTACATCGGTTACCGGTTCGACTTCTACTTTGCCCCCGGTGCGATCATCGCCCTGATCCATGACGTCCTCGTCACAGTCGGCGGCCTTGCCTTGACCGGCCGGGAATTTACCCTCACGACGGTTGCCGCACTCCTCACCATTATCGGTTACTCCGTGAATGACACCATTATCATCTACGATCGGGTGCGCGAAGATTTAAAAAAACACCCGAAGATGCCGCTTCCGGAACTGGTCAATCTCTCCATCAACGAAACCCTCTCCCGAACGATTATCACCAGCCTGACCGTCTTCTTTGTTGTAACCATCCTCTACCTCTTCGGAGAGGGGGAGATCGAAGGGTTCGGGTTCGCCATGATTATCGGTGTGGTGGCCGGGAGTTATTCAACCATTTTTGTCGCCAGTCCTGTCTACCTCTTCCTGAAAAAATGGGTCCCGCGCCTGGAGGTCTGGTGGCAGGCAAGAAAACAGGCCTGACAGAGATCCCCGAGGACCCTCAGGGTCTATCCCAAAAGACAGGTTTAAGTCGAACAGTCTGCCAACTCCTTTTCAACCGCGGTTTCCGCACCGCCGAAGAGATCAGTCGTTACCTCTACGGCAGTTTGAGAAATCTCCCGCCCCCCTCTTCCCTGCCCGATATGGAGAAGGGGGTTGCCCGGATCCGTCAGGCCCTCTCACACCGGGAAAAAATCTTTCTCTTTGGCGATTACGATGTGGATGGGGTGACCGGAACGGCGATCCTTCAACTCTTTTTGCAATCCCAGGGGGGTGATGTCTCTCCACTCCTTCCAAACCGCTTCACTGACGGTTATGGACTGAGTCATCCGGTGATCCACAAAGTCTCTGACGGAGGAGGTCGTCTCCTCATCACGATCGACAACGGGACAAAGGCCGAAGGACCGATCCGATTTGCGAAAGAAAAAGGGATTGATGTCATCATCCTCGATCACCATGAAACGCCGGAGACCGATCCGGGGGCGATCGCCCTGATCAATCCAAAAAAGGAGAGGGACGAAGCCAGACAACTACCTCTCTGTTCTGCGGGACTCGCCTTTTACCTGGTGGCCGCCCTCCGGGCCTCACTGCGCCAGCCCGGCTCCCCTCCCCTGGAATCGCCGCTCATCCCTTATCTTGATCTGGTCGCCTTGGGAACCGTCGCCGACATCGTCCCCTTGATCGGGGTCAATCGTCTCCTGGTGAGAGAAGGTCTAAAGGTCCTTTCGAACAGCTCCCGGATCGGCCTTCAAAGATTAAAGGAGGAGGCCTCGCTGAAAGAAGCCTCATTATCAACGGGTCATATTGGATTTCGTCTGGCCCCTCGGTTGAATGCCTCCGGGCGTCTGGAAGATGCCTCCCTTTCGCTAGAACTCCTGACCACCAACGATCTTTTAAGGGCCGGCGCCCTGGCCCGACAACTGGAGTCGATCAACCGTCGGCGACAAGAGATTGAAGAAGGGATTCTTCAAGAAGCTGAAGAACTTTTGGAGGCTCGCCCTCCTTCTGATGGGGCGGGGATCGCCCTTGCCAGGGAGGGATGGCACGAGGGGGTTCTGGGGATTGTTGCCGCCCGCCTGACGGAGAGATACGCGAGGCCGGCGTTAGTCCTCACCATCCGAGAAAACGATGTGAAAGGGTCCGGTCGGTCGATCCGGGGTTTTGACCTGCATGATTGTCTCCTGGATTGTTCTTCATTCCTGGATAAATGGGGGGGACATAAAGCGGCTGTCGGCCTGACCTTAAAGAAACAAAATCTTCAACCTTTTCTCGATCAATTCAGCCAGGTTTCGATTGAAAAACTAAAAAAACTGGACGGGAAATCAGGGCACCGGGTCGATCTCTCTTTACCCTTCTCCGACCTCACCCCACAGTTGATCGAAGAACTCGCGGCGATGGAACCATTCGGCTATGGCAACCCCGAACCGGTTTTCAGGACTTCTTCAGTCACTATCCGATCAGCCAAAATCGTTGGTAAAAACCACCTGAAAATGATCCTCTGCCAGGACAACATCACCTTAGACAGCATCCATTTTAATTACAGGGGGGAGATCCCCACACAGCCATTGTGCCACGTAACCTACACCCCCGAATGGAATGAGTGGAATGGCAATCGTGTTATCCAGCTTCGCATAAAAGAGATAAATTAAGTGTTTTCAATAAGTTATAAAATAGTTAACGCGTCGCGTAAAATTCTATTGACGCCCCCTAACGCGTCGTGTTAGGTTGTTCTTAGAAAGGAAGGTGACTCATGAGTCCCAAGAAAAAAGTCGTTTCTGGGTTACGCCAGAATCTGGAAGAGCTAGCCAACCGGGTCCATGCCGGTGAAATCTACGATGGTCTGGAAAGGGAAGTCCGCCGTGTCGGTGAAGAGATCCTCGACCGGGCCCACGAACTTGAACTCCTGCCTTTGAGAGAGCTGAGCGGTGATAAGATCGTTCGTGAAGCCAAAAGGAACCTGGGTGAGATCGTCGAAAAAATACAGGGGAGTGATCTCTTGGCCCGGGCCAAGCTGACCGCCCGGCAGACGAAGGCCCAGGTGCTCTCCATCCTCAGCATCCCGAGTCAGAATGAGGTGGTCCGACTGTCCCGAAAGATCACCACCCTCGAAAAAAGGGTCAATCACCTGACGCGAAAGGCCGCTTAAGTAGTACCTCCTTTTTCCCTTGTACCTATTGATCACCCTGCTATTCTCCCCCCCGTGAAAATCCTCTTCGTGTGCGAATACAACGCCTGTCGGAGTCAAATGGCAGAGGGGCTGGCCCATACGTTCCTCCCGGGGAAATTTTCAATAACGAGTGCCGGCCTTTATCCTGGTGAGTTGAATCGGATCACCGTTGAGGTCATGCAAGAAATTGGCGTTGATCTTTCCGGGCAATATTCGAAGAGACTCACGGAGATGAAAGATATTTTTTTTGATCTTGTGGTTGTCCTGGCGGAACCAGCATGGGAAGCTGTTCAGGAGATTCAGGCAAAACAAAAAGTCCTCTGGCACTTTCAGGACCCAGTGGTAAAACCCGGAAGTTCCGAAGAGTTGAAAAAAAGAATTCGCATCGTTCGTGATGGAATCAAGAAACGGATCCAGGAGATGGCCCAGGGGAAATAACTTTATGCACCACGGTATCATCGGCAATTGTAAAACTTCTGCCCTGATTGATAAAAATGGGAGCATCGATTGGTGTTGCCTCCCGAATTTCGACAGCCCCTCGGCCTTCGCCAGGATTCTGGACGCTCAAGGGGGCCATTTCCATGTTTCTCCCGTCGGCACCGCAAAGATTTCGCAGGTCTATGTGCCCCAAACCAACATTCTCCAAACGGAGTTTGACGACGGCGAGAACGCATTCGCCCTGCTCGATTTCATGCCTCGTTACCGCGAGGGGGCAGACTACCGGAGGCCTGTCGAAATCATCAGAATCTTGAAGCCCCTTCGCGGCCGGCCTCTGCTCAAGGTTTCCTTTCACCCCAAAATGAACTACGCCAGAGGCGAGACAAACGTTCGGGAGAGAGAGTCGGTCATCACCGCCTCCAGCGGCCTCGAAAGCCTCTTCCTCTACTCCAGCCTCCCCTTAAAAGAGATTTTGCAAGGGGGACCAGTAACACTCGGGAGAGAAGAGTTTTTCCTCCTCACCTACCATGAAAAGATTGAGCCCCCCACGCTCGCCTATGCCCACGAGATGTTTGAAAAGACGAAAACCTACTGGGAGACCTGGTCGGGCCATTGCCGCTTGCCAGGCCTCTATCCCGAAACGGTTCTCCGGTCGGCGTTGGTCCTGAAACTGATGACCTATGAAGAAACGGGGGCGATCATCGCCGCGCCAACCACCTCCCTCCCGGAGATCCTCCATGGCGGGCGTAACTGGGACTACCGCTACTGCTGGCTCCGCGACGCCTCCCTTATGTTGGAGGCCTTGAAGGGGATCGGTCATTTTGAAGAGGCGCGCGCCTTTATCCAATTCCTCCTGCGTCTCTTGGAGAGCAAGCAGATGAAGGTCCAGATCGTTTACGGAATCGACGGGAGAACCGACCTCGAGGAAAAAACCTTCAGTCATCTCAAGGGATATAAAAACTCCGGCCCCGTGCGGATTGGTAACAATGCCTGTCACACGCAACAGAACGACATTTTTGGCGAGATCATGAACACCCTCTATCTCTACTACTTCCACTACGAATTCGAAAAGATGCCGGATGAGGTCTGGTCGCTGGTCAAATTCCTCGTCAACACAACCGCAAGGGACTGGATGACACAGGATGCCGGGATCTGGGAATTCAGGCACCGGAAAGCCCATTTCACCTTTTCGAAGGTCCTCTCCTGGGTTTCGCTGGATCGCGGGATCAAGATTGCCCAAAAGTTGGGAAAGGGTTATGCCGTTTCCAATTGGAGGCCGATTGCCGACCAGATCCGGGGAGAGATTGAGGAAAAGGGATGGAACAAGTCCATCGGGAGCTTTACGCAATCTTACGGTTCCGAACATCTGGATGTCAGCCTGTTGCTCATGGAAAAGTATGGCTTTCTGATGAAGGACGATCCCCGCTGGATCGCCACGGTCGGCCGGTGCGAGAAATCGCTGATGCAAAACGGTCTTGCCTTCCGCTACACCAACGCCGACGATTTTGGGAAACCGAAAAACGCCTTTATCCTTGCCTCCCTCTGGCTCGCTAAAGCCCTTTATACGATCGGCGAGAAGGAACGAGGCCATCTTCTTTTTGAAAATATCCTCTCGCATGCCAACCATTTGGGTTTACTCTCCGAGGATATCGACACGGAGACGGGTGAGCTCTTGGGAAATTTCCCCCAAGCGTACTCGCACATGGCGGTGATCAATACGGCGAGTCTCTTGAGTCAAGGATGAGTTGACAGATTTTTCCCTTCTTGAAAGGTTTATGGTGATGCAAAACTTAAACTGGATCCAGTGGATTTATCCCCTCGTCTATCTTGTCAGCGGGCTTGTTGCCGGTGTTCTCTTTAAGAAGGTCGTGCTTGCAAGGTTCAAAAGATTTGCAGGCACAACGCCGTGGGAAGGAGATGACATCATCGTTGGAGTCGCCGAAAGATTTTCCATCGCACTTTTTGCGGTCGGTGGTTTTTATCTGGCGTTTCTGTATCTTCCGATCCCATTGAAAATGGCGCCTCTTCTGCAGAAGGCCCTGCTCGTTTTGTCCATGTTTATTGTCACCCTGGCCTTGGCCAAAATAGCCGTCGGCCTTGTTGAACTGTACTCACGAAAAGGGAAAGGGGCTTTACCCTCCACATCCATCTTTACCAATTTGGCGCGGGTGGCCGTTCTGGCCATCGGAATTTTGGTCATTCTGCAGTCACTCGGAATATCGATCACACCGATCCTCACGGCCTTGGGAGTTGGCGGTTTGGCGGTTGCCCTGGCGCTGCAAGAGACCTTGGCCAACCTCTTTGCGGGCCTTCATATCCTGGTTTCGCGACAGGTTCGACCCGGCGATTATGTTCAACTCGACTCGGGAGAGGCGGGTTATGTGACCGACATCAATTGGCGTAACACGACGATCCGGGCTCTTCCGAACAACATGATTATTGTCCCCAATGCCAAATTGGCCTCGACGATCATCACTAACTTTCACCAGCCGGAACAAGAAATGTCCTTTCTTGTCGAGGTGGGGGTCAGCTATGAGTCCGACCTAAAGCAGGTGGAACGTGTGACCATCGACGTTGCCAGAGAGGTGTTGAAAGAAGTGCAAGGGGGGGTGCCAGCGTTTGAACCCTTTATCCGTTATCACACCTTTGCGGATTTCAGCATTAATTTTACCGTCATCCTGCGGGCCAAGGAGTTCGTCGACCAGTACTTGATCAAGCACGAATTCGTCAAACGATTGCACGAGCGTTATCAAACAGAGAAAATCGAAATCCCGTTTCCGATCCGGACGGTTCATACGAAACAGATAGGATAGCGTACAAATGATCTTTATGCAGAAGACTCTTGTCAAATTTCTTTTTCCGGTCGTCGGTGTTCTCTTTGTGGGGTTGATTCTCTTTTCCTATTTTCGGGTCACGCGGGAACGAACTCAATTGATCGACGATCTCGATCGTCGCGCCCGGGTGATCGCCAGGAGTCTCTCGGTCGGGGCGATGCGCGCCATCCGGAATCCACCAACACCCGATGAAGAAGACCTGGCAGAGAGACTTTCCGGACAAGGGAGGACCATGGGGATCATGGTCTGTGGTCTTGATGGAAAACTGGTCGCTCGATCGGCCGCCCTTGCTGACCTCAAGGCCTGTGAAGACCCGGAAATACAAGAAGTCGTCACAGATCAGAAGGAAAAGGTACTCACGCGTGATGAAAAAGGGATGATGCTTCATACCCTCATTTTTCCTCTTAAAATTCGATCAGGAGATTTTGTCGGTACGCTCGCTGTCGTTCACGAGGCCTCCTATATTGACAAACGGGTCCTGTCTGCCATGACCTGGACCACTCTTACCCTGGCGATTCTGGCTATTTTCATCTCGGCACTCACCTATTTTCTGTCGCGGCGTTCTTTCCAGAGATCGGTGCAACAGGTCTTGTCTTGGATGAGGTCAGCAAAGGAACCGAGCGAATCTCTGCCTCTACCTACGGAATCTCTCTTAAAACCGGTCACCCGCGAGGTAGAAAAATTGACGGCAAGGCTCCGTGCCGCCAAGGAGACGGCTCGCGATGTTTCTCAGGAGAAACAGGCAAATAACTTGTGGACGCCGGCCCGACTGAAGGCCCATGCCGTGACCCATTTCGGAGACAGGCCCTTCCTCGTCGTCTCCAACCGTGAACCGTACATGCATGTGAAAGAGCAAGGTCGGCACAAGGTCATCATCCCGGCCAGCGGACTGGTAACTTCGCTGGATCCGGTACTTCGGGCAACCTCCGGCCTCTGGATCGCCCATGGGGCCGGAGATGGTGACCGCGACACGGTGGATCGGGAGGGAAAGGTTTTGGTTCCTCCCGAGTCACCCTGCTACACACTCAAGAGGATCTGGCTCTCGCGGGAGGAGGAAGAGGGGTATTATTACGGATTCTCCAACGAGGCGCTCTGGCCCCTCTGCCATCTCACCAACTATCGCCCGGAATTTGAGGAAAAAGACTGGCAGACCTACCAGAAGGTCAACGAGAAATTCGCCGATGCCGTGGTCCGGGAATTCGGCAAAACGAGGCCGTTCATCCTGGTGCAAGATTATCATTTCACGCTATTGCCAAAGCTCATTCGGCAGCGGCGTCCCGATGCGATCATTGGCCTCTTCTGGCACATCCCTTGGCCGACACCGGAGATCTTTCAGGTCTGTCCCTGGAAGAGGGAGATTCTGGAAGGAATGCTTGGAGCGAACTTTGTCGGATTCCATCTCCAATCCTATTGCAACAATTTTTTTGACACGGTGAACAGTCTCCTGCCGGTCCGAATCGAGTGGGACCGTTTCGCGGTCCTCCATGACAAGGGGGCCACGCTTGTCAAACCATTCCCAATCAGCATTCAGCCATGGGCGGAGAGAAAGATTTCCACCGAGGAAGAGTTTCAGCAAAAGTCACTTGGCTTTAGGGAACAGTTGGAGCTTGGGACCACGCGGATCGTCGTGAGCGTCGACCGGCTGGATTACACCAAGGGGATCCCGGAACGGCTGGGGGCAATCGACCGATTCTTTGAGAAATATCCAGCCTATAAGACAAAAATCAGCTTTGTCCAGTTGGGCGCCCCCTCCAGAATCCACATTCCGCGCTATCGAGACTTTGTCACGGAGGTTGAGAAATTGGTCGATCAGGTTAATTGGAAGCATGCAGAAGGCGCTTGGAAACCGGTTATTTTTTTCAAGGAACACCATGACCCAAAGACCGTTTATACCTTTCTTCGGATGGCGGAAGTCTGCATCGTAAGCTCTTTGTCGGACGGCATGAATCTGGTGGCCAAGGAGTTCGTGGCGGCAAGGGAAAAGGGTGATGGAGTTCTTCTCCTTTCCGAGTTTGCTGGTGTCGCTCGCGAATTTCAGGAAGCTCTGCAATTTAACCCTTATGCCAAAACCGACTTCGCCGAGACAATTCGTATCGCCCTTGAGATACCTTTTGAAGAACAAAAGCGACGCATGGCCAGATTAAAAGTCTTGGTCGCTGAGAACAATATCTATCGGTGGGCCGCTGATCTTTTGGGTGAATTGTCCCAGGCCTCACAAACAACCCCATAAAATAAGCCCCCTTTTTTGTCCCCTTGATCTCCCCCGATCCCCTTGATAGGGAATAGTTCATGTCCGAAGCTATTGTGATTTTGTCGGGAGGGCTTGATTCAACGGTCTCCGCCATCCTGGCTCAAAAAGAGGTCCCGTTAAAACTCGCCATCACCTTTGATTACGGCCAAAGGGCTACCTTGAAGGAACAGCAAAGCGCCTTGCGGATTGCCAAGGATCTTGGCATTGAGCATAAAATAATCTCTCTCCCCTGGCTCAAAGAATTAACACCAACGGCACTGGTCAGGGGAGGGCAAGCACTGCCCCTGCTCAACATTTCGGAACTGGATGACCGTGAAAAAACGAACTTGTCCGCCCGGGCAGTCTGGGTCCCCAATCGAAACGGACTTTTCTTAAACGTCGCCGCCGTCTTTGCCGAGTCGCTTGATTGCGCCCTGATTGTCACCGGTTTCAACAAGGAAGAAGCGGTTACTTTTTCGGACAACAGCGCTTCTTTTGTCGAGAGTGCGAACCATTTTTTTTCTTTCTCAACACTGAGCAACGTCATGGTTAAGAGTTACACCCAGGAGATGACAAAGGTCGAGATCGTCCAAAAGGGGATCGCCTTGGGGGTTGATTTCAGCAACCTCTGGAGTTGTTATGAGGGAGGTCCAAAGATGTGCGGGGTTTGCGAGTCATGCCTACGGTCTCTGCGGGCCTACCAACAGGCAGGGGTTTTGGAAAAGGTAAAAGCGATTTATGAAAATTAAATTTCTTGAACAAAGGATTGATTACAACGGCTCTCAGCTGAAATCCCACTGGATTTTTCAGAACTCAGGCATTCTTGGAAATGCGGCAGTTGCCTTCATTGGTCATTGTGCCGTCGACCCGGAGCATATGGTGGACCTGGTCGACCTTAAAGAGGGGAAAAAGATCGCGAGTGATGAGATGCTCCATTTCCTGGTCGAACTCTTTGATACCACCCTGGACCAGACAATCGTCCTGCAGAGACTCCTGGTTTCCCTGGCCCAACAGGAGATCCTTTTCCGTCTTCAAAAGCCGGTAGTGGTCCGCGCTGGTAACGACCTCTATGAAGGGGATGCCAAACTTTCCGTCTCCATCGCCACCTCTTCCCCCGTTTCGACACTCATTCACTATGGCCTCAATATTTCCAGCGCCAACACCCCGGTGAAAACAAAGGGGCTGAATGATTACCAGATTGACCCTGTTCCATTTGCCAAGACCCTGCTCGAAACCTTCCGCCACGAGGTGGAATCATTGAAGGAGGCCCGGGCCAAGGTAAAACCGGTCCCTTAAATGTTAACAGCCCCCCTGATAGAAATTTTTTCTTCACTGCAAGGGGAGGGACCCCACGTCGGTGAGGCGATGACGTTTGTCCGATTCCAGGACTGTGAATTCTCCTGTAAATTTTGCGACACCCCTCTCTCCTTCATCAAGAATAAACAGTGCCGGGTGGAATGGCCTCCCTTCTCAAAGAAATTTGAGAAATACCCCAATCCGATCACCATTGTTGAACTTGGTAAGATCCTTCAACGCTTTTCAGACACAACCCTCTCGATCACTGGGGGAGAGCCTCTTCAGCATGTCCCTTTCCTCAAAGAATGGCTTTCGTCCTTCAAAAAAAGCGGCCCACGAAAGATATTACTGGAGACGGCGGGCATTCATTGGCAGGAATTAGAAAAAATTGTAGGCCTCATCGATATCGTTTCAATGGACCTGAAACTTCCCTCCTCGACAGGGATGAAGAGCT includes:
- the secF gene encoding protein translocase subunit SecF, with translation MNFRLTSFPFIRYQRFFVTLSVILVSGSLFLTFYRGLHYGTDFTGGIKLQYRFTEALSEERLRSLLDPKLLGDALLGDFTIQRVGPDKENRFALKFQQKEGIAIEALSKRVQASFQQKGVSATLEQEDAVGPKAGKELRKKGQLSLIVACLLILIYIGYRFDFYFAPGAIIALIHDVLVTVGGLALTGREFTLTTVAALLTIIGYSVNDTIIIYDRVREDLKKHPKMPLPELVNLSINETLSRTIITSLTVFFVVTILYLFGEGEIEGFGFAMIIGVVAGSYSTIFVASPVYLFLKKWVPRLEVWWQARKQA
- the recJ gene encoding single-stranded-DNA-specific exonuclease RecJ, which translates into the protein MAGKKTGLTEIPEDPQGLSQKTGLSRTVCQLLFNRGFRTAEEISRYLYGSLRNLPPPSSLPDMEKGVARIRQALSHREKIFLFGDYDVDGVTGTAILQLFLQSQGGDVSPLLPNRFTDGYGLSHPVIHKVSDGGGRLLITIDNGTKAEGPIRFAKEKGIDVIILDHHETPETDPGAIALINPKKERDEARQLPLCSAGLAFYLVAALRASLRQPGSPPLESPLIPYLDLVALGTVADIVPLIGVNRLLVREGLKVLSNSSRIGLQRLKEEASLKEASLSTGHIGFRLAPRLNASGRLEDASLSLELLTTNDLLRAGALARQLESINRRRQEIEEGILQEAEELLEARPPSDGAGIALAREGWHEGVLGIVAARLTERYARPALVLTIRENDVKGSGRSIRGFDLHDCLLDCSSFLDKWGGHKAAVGLTLKKQNLQPFLDQFSQVSIEKLKKLDGKSGHRVDLSLPFSDLTPQLIEELAAMEPFGYGNPEPVFRTSSVTIRSAKIVGKNHLKMILCQDNITLDSIHFNYRGEIPTQPLCHVTYTPEWNEWNGNRVIQLRIKEIN
- a CDS encoding arsenate reductase ArsC; this translates as MKILFVCEYNACRSQMAEGLAHTFLPGKFSITSAGLYPGELNRITVEVMQEIGVDLSGQYSKRLTEMKDIFFDLVVVLAEPAWEAVQEIQAKQKVLWHFQDPVVKPGSSEELKKRIRIVRDGIKKRIQEMAQGK
- a CDS encoding glycoside hydrolase family 15 protein, which gives rise to MHHGIIGNCKTSALIDKNGSIDWCCLPNFDSPSAFARILDAQGGHFHVSPVGTAKISQVYVPQTNILQTEFDDGENAFALLDFMPRYREGADYRRPVEIIRILKPLRGRPLLKVSFHPKMNYARGETNVRERESVITASSGLESLFLYSSLPLKEILQGGPVTLGREEFFLLTYHEKIEPPTLAYAHEMFEKTKTYWETWSGHCRLPGLYPETVLRSALVLKLMTYEETGAIIAAPTTSLPEILHGGRNWDYRYCWLRDASLMLEALKGIGHFEEARAFIQFLLRLLESKQMKVQIVYGIDGRTDLEEKTFSHLKGYKNSGPVRIGNNACHTQQNDIFGEIMNTLYLYYFHYEFEKMPDEVWSLVKFLVNTTARDWMTQDAGIWEFRHRKAHFTFSKVLSWVSLDRGIKIAQKLGKGYAVSNWRPIADQIRGEIEEKGWNKSIGSFTQSYGSEHLDVSLLLMEKYGFLMKDDPRWIATVGRCEKSLMQNGLAFRYTNADDFGKPKNAFILASLWLAKALYTIGEKERGHLLFENILSHANHLGLLSEDIDTETGELLGNFPQAYSHMAVINTASLLSQG
- a CDS encoding mechanosensitive ion channel family protein, giving the protein MQNLNWIQWIYPLVYLVSGLVAGVLFKKVVLARFKRFAGTTPWEGDDIIVGVAERFSIALFAVGGFYLAFLYLPIPLKMAPLLQKALLVLSMFIVTLALAKIAVGLVELYSRKGKGALPSTSIFTNLARVAVLAIGILVILQSLGISITPILTALGVGGLAVALALQETLANLFAGLHILVSRQVRPGDYVQLDSGEAGYVTDINWRNTTIRALPNNMIIVPNAKLASTIITNFHQPEQEMSFLVEVGVSYESDLKQVERVTIDVAREVLKEVQGGVPAFEPFIRYHTFADFSINFTVILRAKEFVDQYLIKHEFVKRLHERYQTEKIEIPFPIRTVHTKQIG
- a CDS encoding trehalose-6-phosphate synthase — its product is MQKTLVKFLFPVVGVLFVGLILFSYFRVTRERTQLIDDLDRRARVIARSLSVGAMRAIRNPPTPDEEDLAERLSGQGRTMGIMVCGLDGKLVARSAALADLKACEDPEIQEVVTDQKEKVLTRDEKGMMLHTLIFPLKIRSGDFVGTLAVVHEASYIDKRVLSAMTWTTLTLAILAIFISALTYFLSRRSFQRSVQQVLSWMRSAKEPSESLPLPTESLLKPVTREVEKLTARLRAAKETARDVSQEKQANNLWTPARLKAHAVTHFGDRPFLVVSNREPYMHVKEQGRHKVIIPASGLVTSLDPVLRATSGLWIAHGAGDGDRDTVDREGKVLVPPESPCYTLKRIWLSREEEEGYYYGFSNEALWPLCHLTNYRPEFEEKDWQTYQKVNEKFADAVVREFGKTRPFILVQDYHFTLLPKLIRQRRPDAIIGLFWHIPWPTPEIFQVCPWKREILEGMLGANFVGFHLQSYCNNFFDTVNSLLPVRIEWDRFAVLHDKGATLVKPFPISIQPWAERKISTEEEFQQKSLGFREQLELGTTRIVVSVDRLDYTKGIPERLGAIDRFFEKYPAYKTKISFVQLGAPSRIHIPRYRDFVTEVEKLVDQVNWKHAEGAWKPVIFFKEHHDPKTVYTFLRMAEVCIVSSLSDGMNLVAKEFVAAREKGDGVLLLSEFAGVAREFQEALQFNPYAKTDFAETIRIALEIPFEEQKRRMARLKVLVAENNIYRWAADLLGELSQASQTTP
- the queC gene encoding 7-cyano-7-deazaguanine synthase QueC, producing the protein MSEAIVILSGGLDSTVSAILAQKEVPLKLAITFDYGQRATLKEQQSALRIAKDLGIEHKIISLPWLKELTPTALVRGGQALPLLNISELDDREKTNLSARAVWVPNRNGLFLNVAAVFAESLDCALIVTGFNKEEAVTFSDNSASFVESANHFFSFSTLSNVMVKSYTQEMTKVEIVQKGIALGVDFSNLWSCYEGGPKMCGVCESCLRSLRAYQQAGVLEKVKAIYEN
- a CDS encoding DUF366 family protein, which encodes MKIKFLEQRIDYNGSQLKSHWIFQNSGILGNAAVAFIGHCAVDPEHMVDLVDLKEGKKIASDEMLHFLVELFDTTLDQTIVLQRLLVSLAQQEILFRLQKPVVVRAGNDLYEGDAKLSVSIATSSPVSTLIHYGLNISSANTPVKTKGLNDYQIDPVPFAKTLLETFRHEVESLKEARAKVKPVP
- a CDS encoding 7-carboxy-7-deazaguanine synthase QueE, translating into MLTAPLIEIFSSLQGEGPHVGEAMTFVRFQDCEFSCKFCDTPLSFIKNKQCRVEWPPFSKKFEKYPNPITIVELGKILQRFSDTTLSITGGEPLQHVPFLKEWLSSFKKSGPRKILLETAGIHWQELEKIVGLIDIVSMDLKLPSSTGMKSYWEEHRQFLKIAQSKEVYVKIVITEETTDEDLERGASLLKAYSGKIPCILQPASAFGSFRKIPTPAKIHQNEKTMRSLLGEPPLGSVRVIPQLHKQLGIL